A single genomic interval of Nonomuraea rubra harbors:
- a CDS encoding DUF3097 domain-containing protein has protein sequence MYEGDVLAGNWRRPGKGKIPKVPAEPDLVVEDADSGFCGAVVACDKEAVTLEDRFGKRRLFPLAPAAFLLDGKPVTLVRPAAAPASGPRRSASGSIAVEGLRARVARQSRIYVEGVHDAALVEKIWGHDLRVEGVVVEYLEGVDDLPAIVAEFGPEPGRRLGVLVDHLVPGSKESRIAAGITSPDVLVVGHPYIDIWQAVKPSVLRIPAWPEVPRGVPWKEGVIAALGWRMEPAEAWRRILGAVSTYTDLEPELLGRVEELIDFVTEAP, from the coding sequence GTGTACGAGGGCGATGTACTGGCGGGAAATTGGCGGCGGCCGGGCAAGGGGAAGATCCCGAAAGTGCCCGCCGAGCCGGACCTCGTCGTCGAGGACGCCGACAGCGGCTTCTGCGGCGCCGTGGTGGCCTGCGACAAGGAGGCCGTCACGCTGGAAGACCGGTTCGGCAAGCGCCGCCTGTTCCCGCTCGCGCCCGCCGCCTTCCTGCTGGACGGCAAGCCCGTGACGCTGGTACGGCCGGCGGCGGCCCCCGCCTCCGGGCCCAGGCGCAGCGCGTCCGGCTCGATCGCCGTGGAGGGATTGCGCGCCAGGGTCGCCAGGCAGAGCCGGATCTACGTGGAGGGCGTGCACGACGCCGCCCTCGTGGAGAAGATCTGGGGCCATGACCTGCGGGTCGAGGGGGTCGTGGTCGAGTACCTGGAGGGCGTGGACGACCTGCCGGCCATCGTGGCCGAGTTCGGCCCCGAGCCCGGGCGCCGGCTGGGCGTGCTGGTCGACCATCTGGTGCCCGGGTCCAAGGAGAGCAGGATCGCCGCCGGGATCACCTCGCCGGACGTGCTCGTGGTGGGGCACCCGTACATCGACATCTGGCAGGCGGTCAAGCCGTCCGTGCTGCGCATCCCCGCCTGGCCCGAGGTGCCGCGCGGGGTGCCGTGGAAGGAAGGCGTCATCGCCGCGCTGGGCTGGCGGATGGAGCCGGCGGAGGCGTGGCGGCGGATTCTCGGCGCCGTCTCGACGTACACGGACCTGGAGCCGGAGCTGCTCGGCCGGGTCGAGGAACTGATCGACTTCGTTACGGAGGCACCATGA
- a CDS encoding DUF4870 domain-containing protein, with translation MSQDPSQPPPDDDATRRVTPEDLPPAQGSGPQGYGQQPGYGQQPGPQPGYGQQPGSLPGYGQQPGSLPGYGQQPGSAPSYGQQTPYGQQPGSAPNFGQPGGYSPSGGYPPPGGGYAPPGGGYAQPGGYAPPGGYPPPPNQPPGYGYAPGRGEPYVPGRFGPRPGTDDTQMAMLSHLLGLLVSWIGPLIIYLMKKDESPYVRDQAAEALNFQITMFIGYLISGILTIVIVGIVLLPIIWILSLIFHIQAAMATNKGARYRYPFSIRMIT, from the coding sequence ATGAGCCAGGACCCGTCCCAGCCACCGCCCGACGACGACGCCACGCGCAGGGTCACACCCGAGGACCTGCCACCGGCCCAGGGCTCCGGTCCCCAGGGTTACGGGCAACAACCGGGTTACGGACAGCAGCCCGGCCCACAGCCCGGTTACGGACAGCAGCCCGGCTCACTGCCCGGTTACGGACAGCAGCCCGGCTCACTGCCCGGTTACGGACAGCAGCCCGGCTCGGCGCCGAGCTACGGCCAGCAGACCCCGTACGGGCAGCAGCCCGGCTCCGCGCCGAACTTCGGCCAGCCCGGCGGCTACTCCCCGTCCGGCGGGTACCCCCCGCCCGGCGGCGGTTACGCCCCTCCTGGCGGCGGTTACGCCCAGCCTGGGGGATACGCCCCGCCCGGGGGTTACCCGCCGCCGCCGAACCAGCCGCCCGGCTACGGTTACGCCCCCGGCCGGGGTGAGCCGTACGTCCCAGGCAGGTTCGGCCCCCGCCCCGGCACCGACGACACCCAGATGGCCATGCTGTCCCACCTCCTGGGCCTGCTGGTCTCGTGGATCGGCCCGCTGATCATCTACCTGATGAAGAAGGACGAGTCCCCCTACGTCAGGGACCAGGCGGCCGAGGCGCTCAACTTCCAGATCACGATGTTCATCGGCTACCTCATCTCGGGCATCCTGACCATCGTGATCGTCGGCATCGTGCTGCTGCCGATCATCTGGATCCTGTCGCTGATCTTCCACATCCAGGCGGCGATGGCCACCAACAAGGGCGCCCGCTACCGCTACCCGTTCTCCATCCGGATGATCACCTAG
- the hemW gene encoding radical SAM family heme chaperone HemW codes for MPSTLPDGDPAPISGELPDSALSGLGERPFGFYVHVPFCVTRCGYCDFNTYTASELGPGASHRDYADTVVEEIRLARRVLGEADLPVETVFFGGGTPTLLPPEDLARILAAIGSEFGLRPGAEVTTEANPESVDPSYLEKLRHGGFNRISFGMQSVREHVLRVLDRRHTPGRAAAAVREARQAGFEHVNLDLIYSTPGETDDDWRASLTAAIEAGPDHVSAYSLIVEDGTRLAARIRRGELPMPDDDVAADRYLIADELLAEAGFRWYEVSNWAVSDEARCLHNLLYWTGGDWWAAGPGAHSHVGGTRWWNVKHPAAYAQRLAAGASPAHAREVLGQDDRDAERLMLELRLDSGYPLADVAPAARTTVAGALARGLLEPEAFKRGRLVLTLRGRLLADALIRDLLV; via the coding sequence GTGCCATCCACCCTGCCTGACGGCGATCCCGCGCCCATCTCGGGCGAGCTGCCCGACAGCGCCCTGAGCGGCCTCGGCGAGCGCCCGTTCGGCTTCTACGTGCACGTGCCGTTCTGCGTGACCCGCTGCGGCTACTGCGACTTCAACACCTACACCGCCTCCGAGCTGGGGCCGGGCGCCTCGCACCGCGACTACGCCGACACGGTGGTGGAGGAGATCCGGCTGGCGCGCCGCGTCCTGGGCGAGGCGGACCTGCCGGTGGAGACGGTGTTCTTCGGGGGCGGCACACCCACGCTGCTGCCGCCGGAGGACCTGGCGAGGATCCTGGCCGCGATCGGCTCGGAGTTCGGCCTGCGGCCGGGGGCCGAGGTCACCACGGAGGCCAACCCCGAGTCCGTCGACCCCTCCTACCTGGAGAAACTCCGTCACGGCGGCTTCAACAGGATCAGCTTCGGCATGCAGAGCGTGCGCGAGCACGTGCTGCGGGTGCTCGACCGCCGGCACACGCCGGGCCGGGCCGCGGCGGCCGTACGCGAGGCCAGGCAGGCCGGGTTCGAGCACGTCAACCTCGACCTGATCTACAGCACGCCGGGCGAGACCGACGACGACTGGCGGGCCTCCCTGACCGCGGCGATCGAGGCGGGGCCCGACCACGTGTCGGCGTACTCGCTGATCGTCGAGGACGGCACCAGGCTGGCGGCCCGCATCCGCCGCGGCGAGCTGCCCATGCCCGACGACGACGTGGCCGCCGACCGCTACCTGATCGCCGACGAGCTGCTGGCCGAGGCCGGGTTCCGCTGGTACGAGGTGTCCAACTGGGCTGTCTCCGACGAGGCCCGCTGCCTGCACAACCTGCTCTACTGGACCGGCGGCGACTGGTGGGCGGCCGGCCCCGGCGCCCACAGCCACGTCGGCGGCACCCGCTGGTGGAACGTCAAGCACCCCGCCGCCTACGCCCAGCGGCTGGCCGCCGGCGCCTCGCCCGCCCATGCCCGCGAGGTGCTCGGCCAGGACGACCGCGACGCCGAGCGGCTGATGCTGGAGCTCCGGCTCGACTCCGGCTACCCGCTGGCCGATGTGGCCCCGGCCGCGCGCACCACCGTGGCCGGCGCGCTGGCTCGCGGGCTGCTGGAGCCGGAGGCGTTCAAGCGCGGGCGGCTGGTGCTGACCCTGCGGGGGCGGCTGCTGGCGGACGCGCTCATCCGCGACCTGCTGGTCTAG
- a CDS encoding styrene monooxygenase/indole monooxygenase family protein, with amino-acid sequence MQVDRWSAQHELMVVAAGRRSVTEPFPRDAGRSPYDRPQRLLAAGLYRGLDLGTLFSYNISGGAGEIFCAPMMTREAIVPALLVEAIPGGPLEPVTRVPWHEVGATLLGLLREHAPRLAEVADPAAFELLGPDDLLQGAVTPTVRRPVAELPSGRIALAVGDAWIVNDPITGQGANLGSRCAWIAAEAIAAGGPYDAAFARATADRMWEARQAGHRLDERVPAAAARARREAARGRRRQAGRRRSGVVAVLRSAVRVEVAVEPRGDRPDR; translated from the coding sequence GTGCAGGTCGATCGCTGGTCCGCGCAGCACGAGCTGATGGTGGTGGCGGCGGGCAGGCGGTCGGTGACCGAGCCGTTCCCGCGCGATGCCGGGCGTTCCCCGTACGACCGGCCGCAGCGCCTCCTGGCCGCCGGGCTGTATCGGGGGCTCGACCTCGGGACGCTCTTCTCGTACAACATCTCCGGCGGCGCGGGAGAGATCTTCTGCGCGCCGATGATGACGCGCGAGGCCATCGTGCCGGCCCTGCTCGTCGAGGCGATCCCGGGCGGGCCGCTGGAGCCGGTCACCCGCGTGCCGTGGCACGAGGTCGGCGCCACGCTGCTCGGGCTGCTGCGCGAGCACGCGCCGCGCCTGGCCGAGGTGGCGGATCCGGCGGCGTTCGAACTGCTCGGGCCGGACGACCTGCTGCAGGGCGCGGTCACCCCGACCGTACGGCGGCCGGTGGCGGAGCTGCCGAGCGGGCGGATCGCGCTGGCCGTCGGCGACGCCTGGATCGTCAACGACCCGATCACCGGCCAGGGCGCGAACCTGGGCTCCAGATGCGCGTGGATCGCTGCCGAGGCCATCGCGGCGGGCGGCCCGTACGACGCCGCCTTCGCCAGGGCCACGGCGGATCGGATGTGGGAGGCCCGGCAGGCCGGTCACCGACTGGACGAACGCGTTCCTGCAGCCGCCGCCCGAGCACGTCGTGAAGCTGCTCGTGGCCGCCGCCGGCAGGCAGGACGTCGCCGATCTGGTGTTGTCGCTGTTCTCCGATCCGCCGTACGCGTGGAGGTTGCTGTCGAGCCCCGAGGAGATCGCCCGGATCGTTGA
- a CDS encoding glycoside hydrolase family 18 protein codes for MKKKILIALSLLLGLTAFAVPAEARTGFKRVAYFIQWGVYGRDYHVKDVDVTGAAAKLTHLNYAFGFVNAEGGCYSSDPWADWQRPVPAEQSVDGVADAPGQALNGNLNQLRKLKAKHPGLKVMISLGGWTGSKYFSDAVLTPESRAALASSCIDLWLRGNLPGLEPGAGAGVFDGIDLDWEWPGSSGAEGNVIRPEDKRNFTLFVRELRAQLRAFSSSAQLTAFLPAAAAKIDAGFEVRDVFRQLDFATVQGYDLHGTWEPQTGHNGNLFTDRRDPNPVRYSVDQTVRDYLSRGAPARKLVVGVPAYGQGWTGVTGGGDGLYKPATGPAPGKWAPGAEDYKDLVSKPGKRYRDLRTGAMWLYDGNEFWSYDDPAVLVQKAAYIRLKGLGGSMMWSIDQDDAKASLTSALYSILR; via the coding sequence GTGAAGAAGAAGATCCTGATCGCACTGTCGCTCTTACTCGGCCTCACCGCGTTCGCCGTGCCCGCCGAGGCCCGCACCGGCTTCAAGCGGGTCGCGTACTTCATCCAGTGGGGCGTCTACGGCCGCGACTACCACGTCAAGGACGTGGACGTCACCGGTGCCGCGGCCAAGCTCACGCACCTCAACTACGCGTTCGGGTTCGTCAACGCGGAGGGCGGCTGCTACTCCTCCGACCCGTGGGCCGACTGGCAGCGCCCGGTGCCGGCGGAGCAGAGCGTGGACGGGGTCGCCGACGCGCCGGGGCAGGCGCTCAACGGCAACCTCAACCAGCTCCGCAAGCTCAAGGCCAAGCACCCCGGCCTCAAGGTGATGATCTCGCTGGGCGGCTGGACCGGCTCCAAGTACTTCTCCGACGCCGTCCTCACCCCCGAGTCCCGGGCCGCGCTAGCTAGCTCCTGCATCGACCTGTGGCTGCGCGGCAACCTGCCGGGCCTGGAGCCGGGTGCGGGCGCGGGCGTGTTCGACGGGATCGACCTGGACTGGGAGTGGCCGGGCTCGTCCGGGGCCGAGGGCAACGTCATCCGGCCCGAGGACAAGCGGAACTTCACGCTGTTCGTGCGCGAGCTGCGCGCGCAACTGCGGGCCTTCTCCTCCTCGGCGCAGCTCACCGCGTTTCTCCCGGCCGCCGCCGCCAAGATCGACGCCGGGTTCGAGGTACGGGACGTCTTCAGGCAGCTCGACTTCGCCACCGTGCAGGGCTACGACCTGCACGGCACGTGGGAGCCGCAGACCGGGCACAACGGCAACCTCTTCACCGACCGCCGCGACCCGAACCCGGTCCGCTACAGCGTGGACCAGACCGTGCGCGACTACCTCTCGCGCGGCGCGCCCGCCCGCAAGCTCGTGGTCGGCGTGCCCGCGTACGGCCAGGGCTGGACGGGCGTGACCGGCGGCGGGGACGGCCTCTACAAGCCGGCCACGGGCCCCGCGCCCGGTAAGTGGGCGCCGGGGGCCGAGGACTACAAGGACCTGGTGTCCAAGCCCGGGAAGCGGTACCGCGACCTGCGGACCGGCGCCATGTGGTTGTACGACGGGAACGAGTTCTGGTCGTACGACGATCCGGCGGTGCTGGTGCAGAAGGCGGCCTACATCCGGCTCAAGGGGCTCGGCGGCTCCATGATGTGGTCGATCGACCAGGACGACGCCAAGGCCTCACTCACCTCGGCGCTGTACTCGATCCTGCGCTGA
- a CDS encoding MOSC domain-containing protein, with protein MRILSVNVGTACDAEWAGSLKRTAIDKRAVGHRVAVRANGLDGDERADRKHHGSPDSAVYSYAREDYDWWERELGRELRDGRFGENLTTSGIDVNGALVGERWRVGSALLEVTKPRTPCVVFRNWMDEPGWVKRFTHAERPGAYLRVVELGELGAGDEVEVVSRPEVGVSVADWFRARNGDRDALRRILDVPGHDAKWDAMAERVFG; from the coding sequence ATGCGCATTCTCTCCGTGAACGTGGGTACCGCGTGCGACGCCGAGTGGGCGGGGAGCCTGAAACGTACGGCGATCGACAAGCGTGCGGTGGGGCATCGGGTCGCCGTGCGGGCCAACGGGCTGGACGGAGACGAGCGGGCCGACCGGAAGCACCACGGGTCGCCGGATTCCGCCGTCTACTCCTATGCCAGGGAGGACTACGACTGGTGGGAGCGGGAGCTGGGGAGGGAACTGCGTGACGGCCGGTTCGGGGAGAACCTGACCACTTCGGGGATCGACGTCAACGGCGCGCTGGTCGGCGAGCGGTGGCGGGTGGGCAGCGCCCTGCTGGAGGTGACCAAGCCGAGGACGCCGTGTGTGGTGTTCCGCAACTGGATGGACGAGCCCGGCTGGGTCAAGCGGTTCACGCACGCGGAGCGGCCGGGGGCGTACCTGAGGGTGGTCGAGCTCGGCGAGCTGGGGGCGGGGGACGAGGTGGAGGTCGTCTCGCGGCCCGAGGTGGGCGTGAGCGTCGCCGACTGGTTCAGGGCCCGCAACGGGGACCGGGACGCGCTGCGCCGCATCCTGGACGTGCCCGGACATGACGCCAAATGGGATGCGATGGCCGAGCGGGTCTTCGGCTGA